The sequence GCACCCTCTCAGTGCCTCAAGAACTCCTACAGCTCCCACAAACCCTCTGCCTGCATCAAGGGCACCTGCCCAGTAATGGAGACACTGACAGCGCAGGAAGAGGCAAACCCAGGAACAGAGGGGCGCAGGACTCGGGCCCTGGCACACACGGAGGTAGCCGGTGGTCGAGGCAAAGACCCCAATCACAGGGAAAAGGCTTGTTCCTACACACAGAAAATTAAACTGGCCAGGCAGTAAGAAGAAACACAGGGTCCTCCTCCTGTTCTTGCTGTGAACATGGCCTTTCCCAGCACAGATCCCTGAGGGGCAGCCTGGGCAGGCATCCAGGCCCCTAGAGTTTGGTTCCTCAGGGGCTGTTCAGGCACCAGGGGCAGGCCAATGTTCCTGGGTGCACTGAGGGAGCAGCAGTGATGACTCCTAAAGCCTGGGGCATGGGAACTGCCGCTGAGGGACCTTCCCAGCAGCCCATGGAAGGCCCTGGAGGAAAACACCCCACCTACAACTCACCAAGGAGGATGCTCAAAAGCCCAAGATAAACCCAGTGAGACAGCAGAACTTGCACAGTCAGAGCTCAGGCCCCGGCACTCAGCTCCTTCTGGTGGCTCAGGTGTTGACCAAGGCCAGCAGCAGCTGGGCCTGCTGGGATCCTCACCAGGGACTGGCTCTGGTGCTCAGGTCGTCTCCTTCCTCAGGAAGCCGAGCTCATCCGGAACATTCAGGAGCTGCTGAAGAGAACCATCATGCAAGCAGTGAGCCAGATCCGGTTGGTCGAGGGCTGCCCAAGGGATGACTCCTGACCCCAACCACGGCTGGTCCTGGGGCAAGGCATTGAATGACAGGACCCTGAGGCCCAGGGCAGGGGCTGCCCCAGCTCACAGTGGGAGCGCAGGGCTGGGTGGGGGAGGTTCCGGCTCAGCCTGAGGTTGAGTGGCCAGAGCCCAGTCCCACATCTGCTCTGCAGCCTCCCAGTCTGGGCGGCTGCTCCTGGTCACTGCTGAGCATGAGGGCCGCCCAGGACAGGCTGGCCCAGAGTTCCCTCCTGAAGCGGGCACTGGGGCCCAGCCTGCAGCAGGGACAGTCCCCAGCAGGGCCCTCCCTGGGCACATACCAAGGCCTTGCCCCACCTCGCCCCAGACTGAACCGGGAGCGCAAGGAGACCTGCGAGATGGACTGGTCGGACAAGGTGGAGGCCTACAACATCGATGAGACCTGCGGGCGCTACCACAGCCAGAGCACCCAGGTGCAGGCTCATCCTCACTCCACCGCCTTCCAAGAGAGGTGGGCCCCAGCTCTGCCCCCGCGCTTGCCCTGGCTGTGGACTTGCCTCCCTCCACCTGGGGGCCTCAGCGGGGCTGCTTCCCCCAGCCTGGCCCAGAGGCCCTCGCCCCCGAGGACACTTGAGAAACTTTCTACCCCAGCATGAGCAAGCGAGCAAGACCCCCTCAAGTGCCCAGCGCGTGCACAGCCAGGTCGCGGGGAGACAGGACGGGGTTAGGGTCGGGTCAGCCCCAGGCGCCGGCAGGACTGCGTTTCCGTCCACGGCCAGCAGAGGGCGCGCGACCACCGCCCACTTGAGCGCAGCAAACTCCCGGGCGCAGGGAGGGGACCCGGGCGCCCGGTACTAGGGACGGGGGGCTACGGGCGCCGGAGGTGCTGCAGAGGGCGGCCTTGGGGGCGGCGGTGCTGGGAACGGGATCGCGGGGACGCGAGGGGACTAAGTGCCCGAGGTGGATAGGGCGTGGGGGGACTCAGGGGAGTTGTGGGCCGGGGGGCACTCGGGGACAGGGAGCCCGGGGGACTGGGCTTCGTGGGGCTGCACGGGCTGCATCGGAGTCCATGCGGGTCCTCCTGGAGCACGGGGCGCGGACAGGGCATGGGGGCGCGGCAGGACCCCCGGCCTTTGGCAGAGCCCCCCCATCCCCTGGCTGTCCCCCGCCCCGCAGCGCCTCCACCCCGGAGACCTGGGCCAAGTTCACGCAGGACAATCTGTGCCGCGCCCAGCGCGAGCGCCTGGCCTCGGCCAACCTGCGGGTGCTGGTGGACTGCGTCCTTCGCGACACCTCCGAGGACCTGCGGCTGCAGTGCGACGCTGTGAACCTGGCCTTCGGGCGCCGCTGCGAGGAGCTGGAGGACGCGCGGCACAAGCTGCAGCAGCACCTGCACAAGGTGGGGTGCCCTGAACCCCCAAGACGGCTCCCGCGCCTGCCCACCCCTCTGCCCCCGCATCACCTGGCCTGGGCCTTCAGCACCGCTCTCCTCTGCCCCACTTACCCCGAGGGACCCCAGAAGCAAGTGCCACCTCTCCGTAAACCTGTGTAAAACCAGGCGACACTGGGTATGATGGGCGGGTGTTGCCACCCCCATGACTGAACAGGAGGAGCTGTGGGGAGGATGCAGGCCGCAGGTGGTCTGGGGAGCACTGACCTCCCAGGGGTCCCCGAGAGTCCTGGCCTGGCAGGCAGGGCTCTGATCTAGGGTCTCAGTGTGGCCTTTACCGTCTCTGAGTGCCCAGTCCTTGAGCAGGGTTCGGGTCCTGGTGACCACCAAGGATGGTAGTTCTTGGACCAGAGCTAAGGGGCAACAGGCTGCCTGACTCTTCCAGAGCCCGCTGGGGGCCCCGTGCGCATCGTTCCTTCATTCATGCCTCCCCGGGGCCACTGGTCAGGACTGCCCTCTGGACACAGCCCCAGGACCTGGGCAGGACCAGCCTGGTATCGGTATTCCATATGCCTGGGCATGGGGGCACAAGCCCAAGGGCACTGTCCTGTCTGCAGACGCTGCGGGAAATCACAGATCAGGAGCACAACGTGGCGGCACTGAAGCAGGCCATCAAGGACAAGGAGGCCCCTCTGCGCGTCGCCCAGACCCGGCTGTACCTGCGCTCGCACCGGCCCAACGTGGAGCTGTGCCGCGATGCAGCCCAGTTCAGGTGCTGCCTGTGCCTCTGAGGCAGTCCCAGGTGGCCTGGTCCACCACCTCCCTGCTACTCTCTGATCTCAGCCTCCAATAAACACCCCAACCCCCCACACACATCCCCCGCAGGTGCTGAGAGGGGAGGGAGACTTTGGGGCCACGCGCAAGCACACCTTAAACACACAGACATGGACATGACCCTGGGCAGGTGATGGGTGGGGGGCTGTGCCAGGGACCTGTGCCCACGTGGTCTCACCCCACCCCGTGCCGCCTCATCTTCCCGGGAGGAAGCTCCTGCAGACAAGGTGAGCTCCAGGAGGCCACAGGGCCAGAGAGGCCAGGCAGGGCCGTTCCCTGCTGCCCTGAGCGTGCTGTCCACACCTCTGGTGGAAAGTATGACCTACGCTCGGGCTCCAGGCATAGATGGGCCGTCCTTTCGTTTCCCTTGTTAACGGATGCCCAGTGGCCCCTGCTGAGCCTACGTACCTTTCTTCCCTGCCCCTCAGTTCCTTCAAGGAGCTGGGGGCCTCCCTCCGTTAAACATCAGGAATGGAAAGAACCGAGCCTGGTGGGCTGAGGGCCAGTCCTGTCCTGCCAGGATCGAGACGGCATGCCGGTCACTCATTCGCACTCGCCCGCACTCCCTGGGAGGACCCTTGTAATTTGTGCTCTGCCCTAGAGCCGCTTTCCTGGTGGGGTTCCCTTAGGGGTCCTTTCACAGAGTCTTCCCAGGACCTCCTGCCAGCTCCCATTGGGAGTTTTGGGTTCCTTGCACCCCGGAAGGTGCATACTTCTGCCCTCCCCAGCCCCGGCTCATACTCCCCAACACCCCCAGGCTGGTGAACGAGGTGGAGGAACTGAACATGTCCCTCGCAGCGCTGCGGGAGAAGCTTCTAGAAGCAGAGCAGTCCCTGCGCAACCTCGAGGACACCCACATGAGCCTGGAGAAGGACATCACCGCCATGACCAACAGTCTCTTCATCGACCGCCAGAAGTGCATGGCCCATCGTACTCGCTACCCCACCATCCTGCAGTTGGCTGGCTACCAGTGAGCCGCTGCCACGGTGCTTCCCTGCCAAGTCCCCAAATAAACAGCACGTTAGCTTTCTGCACGCAGTGTGTGTGCCCGGTGGGACCTCGACTTGCTGTCCATCTGAACTGGCCTTTGGGTCCCCTGTAAGGCTGGCTCTGCCTACGGACTCATCATCCCAATGGTGAGAGATGAGGGGTTAGTGCCAAAGACCAGGAATCCCTGTGCCTCAGAGGACAGGACGTTCCCAGGTGGGGACGGGGGCTCCACAGCACAGCTCAGGTGTGGGCGCAGACCATGTGTCCAGCCCAGAGCCAGGTCATCCAgctccccctccccacttccccaccaGTGCTGGCTCTTCCATTCCTTCACCAGGGTCTTACAGCCTTGGGACATCTTTGGGACCTCTGCATCTCCCCATCTCCTCCCCCTGCACCTCCAGGCCCCCAGCCTCAGCTCACATACCCCTCCCCTCCGGACGGGGCACTTTCTCTACTAGAGGCTCATCCAGCTGCTGGGTGCACCTGCTGGGGTGATCCTCCAGGCAGGTGCCACCCAGAAGCACCTGCTTCAGCATCCCCTCTCTGTCCCCAATGACAGTGCGTaccccagctcagcccagcccagacCAGCCCAGCTCAGTGCCCAGGACCCCTGAGGCTCAGATGGACAGATCGGCAGGGGTACATGGAGCTCCCTTCTGCACCCCCCAGGGTGGACCCACCCGGAGAGCATGTGGGTGGGAGTCCCATCTCCAAGGTCCAGGCCCACAGGGCTCTTGTCTCAGCCTGGAGGGGACTGGGAGGTAACAGCCCCTCCCCCCAATCAACCACAAGGACACCTAGTTGGGCAGTTCTGTGAGCTGGGTAGGGTCAGCAGGTGGAAGTTGCTGCTGGGGGTTGCTGGGAGGAGAGGCATCTGCTGGGGCTAACTCAGACCGCTCTTCCCCACCTGCTGAGACCCCTCCAGAGGCCACTGCTGAAGAGGAAAAACACCACTGCCGTTCACTGGGGGAGGTGACAATGTTGACTGCAGGCAGTTGCCTGGGGGTGGAGCCTTCTTGGGAATCCTACTTAGCCTGGATGGGGAGAAATCTGGGAGAGGCTGTGTGTGAGCAGGCAGGGccgggagggcttcctggaggagagagCCTGGCTTCCGCCACACAGGCCAAGGCACAGGGGCTGGGACCAGGGAAGGAGGTGTCTGGGCTGGGCCTCTCGCTTTATCTTGAGCTCTGGTTCACTGCGATAAGCTCATTGCTAACTGGGCCCAGCCCTCCCCAGCTCCAAACCTGACTGCCTGGCAGCAAGGATTCTTCTGCCCACCTGGCCACTCCCAGAGACACAGACCCAGACCCTGGAGGGTGGGCCTGAAAGCTTCCAGGACCTTCTCTTCAGTGCAGATTCAGGGGAAATGACACCTCCCATCACCACGGAAGCCACGCTACTTGTCGCAAGCCACCAGTCACAACAGTGACACCCAGGCCCACTCTTATTCTTTGGGGTGCCATTTAAATTTGCCCTGGATGCTGTTACCATGGGGCTTTGACAGCCAGGAGCAGAGGTAGCGGGACACAGCAGCCACGTCTCACCTGGGGGCTGCAGACAGTTAGTTTCCTGTTCATGTAACTTCTCCAAGCTGCTCCAGGACACCAGGCAGGGGCTGAGGCAATGACCTGCCCAGGGAACACCAAAGAATCATCTCCCTGCAATCACCCCCAGCACAGGGGAAACCTGGAGTGAGGCAGCTGCTGGTGAACTCAAAGGCCCCTGAACTGGGGGAGGTTGTTGGGTGGGGACTTCACTCCCTGCCACCCTGGAAACGACGGTCAGGGAGCGGTCAGATGTGTGTGGGTGACAGCTGCAGAGCCCTCCCTGCCTGCTGCAGGGGGATGCAGGTGGCCCCACACCATCCTGGGTCTGGTCAGCCCCGGGGTCAGCCTCAGCACTGTAGCGAGGAGTCCCCCAGGAGAGCCAGGAAACTTCatgggaggtgggtgggggcaAGGCACCCCCATGCTGTGCCCACTCCAGCCCCAGAGGGAGCTGCTGGCGCTGTCCGCCCTTGAGCAGCAGCGCTTCTCTGGACTCTAGGGAAGTAGCCATTAAGAGGACCAAGAGACAATGGCTCCCTCCATGCAGGCCCCACACTCAGGCTCCCATTATCGCCCAGACCCAGGTGGCGCTGCCCAGCCCTGTCGGGTCCCCATCAGGTTCAGGGCCTCCTTGTCCCACCCTGGAGGTGGTGGCTGATGGAGAGCTGAGTGTGGGGGGTTCCAGGGGAGGGGGTCTGGGAGAAGTGTTTCATCTCTGATGCCAGATGGTGGCACCAGGCTGGGAGGCGCCGAGCTAGGTGCCATCCTGAGCACATGGCAGATTTTAACTCCTTCAGGCCTCATGATAGCCTCACTATCATGTGCAGTTTACAGCAGGGAAAACTGAGACCTGAGGGTTCCAGAACCCACTGTGCTCCCACCCCAGGGACAGGTTGATTGAGGGAAGGCTAATGACAGCAGTGATGGACGTCACTCCCAGCTAGAGAGAGGCCAATGTCCCTGGCCTGCAAGCTTCATGACTCGGTGCAGAGCCATCCCCTGGGGCTGCTGGGCCAGAACCCTAAGGGCCACCTCATGCTGTATTCCCTGCTGACCTCCAGACTGTCTAACCCCCACCCCTGAAGCCATCTGGACACCAGGAGCTGCTGCTAACCCACAGGCCCCTCTGTGGAGTCCCTGTTGACCTGGCCTGGAGCTCCTACCCATGGTGCAGATCAGCTGTGGCTTGCTCCAGGAAGCCCCTGAGCTCCTGGGGATTGGGAGAGTGACTGGGGGTGATTCAGGCCTCCACAGTGGGCAGGAAGGTGGACACCCACCCTGGACTGTTCTCAGGCCCCTCTCCCCACAGTGGGCCCACACCCCAGCCACCCTGGGCTTCTAGCACAAGGATAAAGAAAGCTACAGCAGCTCTTGCCTGGAAGAGACTGTGGTACGTCCCATCCTCTGCAGTTCAGGGAGGGAGGGGTTACTAGGGGCTGCTGGCCCGTGGCTGTTACTGACCAGGTCGGCGTGGGAATGGAGAGGACCAGGCCCTGCCA is a genomic window of Chlorocebus sabaeus isolate Y175 chromosome 12, mChlSab1.0.hap1, whole genome shotgun sequence containing:
- the TEKT4 gene encoding tektin-4; translated protein: MAQTDILLTKEPAPQTVPPCELPAKEYEVARNTGAYTSSGLATAGFRTAKYLLEEWFQNCYARYHQAFADRDQSERQRHESQQLASETQALAQRTQQDSTRRVGERLQDMHGWKSELQREVEALAAETDLLLAQKQRLERALDATEVPFSIATDNLQCRERRQHPNLVRDYVETELLKEAELIRNIQELLKRTIMQAVSQIRLNRERKETCEMDWSDKVEAYNIDETCGRYHSQSTQVQAHPHSTAFQESASTPETWAKFTQDNLCRAQRERLASANLRVLVDCVLRDTSEDLRLQCDAVNLAFGRRCEELEDARHKLQQHLHKTLREITDQEHNVAALKQAIKDKEAPLRVAQTRLYLRSHRPNVELCRDAAQFRLVNEVEELNMSLAALREKLLEAEQSLRNLEDTHMSLEKDITAMTNSLFIDRQKCMAHRTRYPTILQLAGYQ